The Brassica oleracea var. oleracea cultivar TO1000 chromosome C6, BOL, whole genome shotgun sequence genomic interval GCCTTTTCTCAACTGGTTTCAAAAACTCCTGATTTGAAATCCCTTTTGCTGAATCTGGTGCTTGTGTTCAGTGATGGTGTTATTTCTCTGGTGTATGTTGATGACACATGTTTTGTCTCAAAGTGCTTGTCTCCTGCAGTATGCAGTGTGTTCCTTTACTGGTGCGTTGATTGGAGTCTTCACCGTTTTTCTCCCAGAGATTTCATATATCCTCCTCTCCGGTTCATTATGCTTGTCATAGTGTTTGTTGATTCAACAATGGGTTGCCCCATCCCCATCCCCATCCCCAACTCCATCTCCGTCTCTCTTCCTCTTCCATTAATCCAGGTGTTATCTCAGAGATTTTTTAACTTAATATTAGGTGATGAGTTGATATCATTGGTTTGGTATCTTGAACTCTCCTTTGATCTATCTTTGTTTCTCGCCTTGGTGCGGCCCTTTACTGCAGTATGCAGTTCTATCTTTGTGGTATTTAAATCCTTATGTGCTCAGTTTCAGCTTAATGGATTGATGCCTCACATATCCACTCATCATGTGAATCGGATCGTTTACTGTCCGGTTTCCGCTTTTATGGAATTTGTTCTTCTCCCAATTTCATCATCTACTTTATGTGGTTTTGGTGTAGGGAATGTATTGTTGAAGATTAGAGATACTTCTAACACTGAAGCTCTAATCAACGGCTTTGTAGCCATGTTGAAGATTGTTGATTGTGCACTTGTTGCTGCTTCAATTTTGGGATTTATATCACTGATCGTGGTCACTAATTTCCAAGGCCTCATCTTACTTTACAGCTCGATAGTCGCTGAGATTAGAGGACTTCTCGACATCATTAGTTGTTTAAGTGTTTTGTATGCCCATATCTTTCTATGTTGCATTTGCTTCCTTGTAATAGCTGTTTGTTGTTTGCCATGGATGGCTTCGTCTTCGTGTACACACACTTTCTCCATTTATGGAGAGTAAGACTTTTATAAAAGTAAGGTTTGATCAAAAAAAAAAAAAAAATTGAGAAAATGTGTTACTCTAGTTTCCACCTCTTTTTAGTAGAGAGATGATTCACCAAAACCAATACACTTTTTTTTTTCTTTTGTATTTCACTTGACTGGTAAAAAAAAGTTAGAATTGGAGTAAACATCAAATCCAGAGTAAAGTTTTACTCTATTAAGTATATACAGTCACACCCATAGTTTGATCTTTACACTGAAACACTGCAATTTTTTTTTTTTACATTTGTCTATGACACTTTACAACCTTGACACGAATCTACGGTCTCTTGCAACCTTAGAAGAAAGGAACACTCCCATTTCACTGTAGTTTTAATTTATTGTTCATCTCTAACATTACATTATATGACTAATGTGAGCCCCCTTTCATTTGTTTGGTATGTGATATTGTTTATTTGGATTGGATAACAAACGTAGATTATTCTGCCTACGTTTTCTTTTTCTGTGAAAGTATCTTCTCATTCTCTCAGCGCATAAGCATGTCTCAGTTTGTACCGTTGAAATAAAAATATCTCATTAAATTACTTCGAAATTCAGAGTCCAGAAATGATTAAACAAGGCAGTAAGTAGATTTTAAAGTACACGAAAATGATATTTTGAAATATATGTCTTTAATTACTAATTAATACTCCCTCCATTCTGATATACATGATATTTTAGTAAAGTTTCGTTGTTTCACAATATATAATATTTGCATAAATATATAACTTAAAGTTTATCTTTTTTTTTGTTTTGTCAGCATATAACTTAAAGTTTATCAAAAAATTGTAACCAATTGTATTTTTATTATTTTGTTTATAATTAAATAATTAATTTTAAATTGCATTTTACTGATACTTTTGATAAAATGTAGCTTTCTTAATATTTATGTATTGAGGTAAAAAAATTATATAATATGAAACATATGAAGTAGTAATGAAAACTAATATTGAAAGTTGATGTATGAAATATTTTCACGTCCAGAAATTTCTATATGTTTATTAGATGTTACTCCATCTATTTCTAAAAGATCCATATTCTAAAGAAAAATTTTGTTTCAAAAAGATACATATTTCATATTTCCAATGTAATTTTTGTCAACTAATAATGAGAAATTGTGAAGTTTAAGAACATTAATTGCATTTCTTAAAATCATATTGGTTTAAAAATATAGGAAATATAAAATTAAAAAAAAAACTATACATTTTTTTACAGCAAAAAAAATTTACAGATTCATATTGACTCTGTAAACCAATTCGGTAGCTCCGCATCTATATGAACGACGAAAGACAGTTGTTTCCTAGCACTACGTGCTAAGCTATCCGCCCGTAGGTTCTCCGTCCGGGGTACATGAACGATGTCTGAGTTGAGGAAACTTCTTTTTAAAAGTTTAATGTCTTCCAGATAACTTTCAAATGCTGGTCATTCTTCTGGTTCTGAAACCATCTTCACCAATTGAGAATAATATGTGGCAAACGTCACCTGAAACTGTCTTAAATTCTTCATACATTCAATTGCCCAAATTAAAGCCTCCACCTCCGAATGAAAGGGTGAGAGACATGCCCTTACATTCCTTGTCCCTAATAAACCATCGAAACCCGGTAAAGTGCTATATCAGTCTTGTCCTGAAAATAAATTCTTATCTTTCCATGATCCATCTATAGGTAAGTTTTAATATGTTTTATTAAAAAGTGTAAAAATTCTAAAACATAGATCTTTTAGGAACGGAAAAAATATTTCGAAAGTAATGAGATATTTTTGATTGGTTTTCAATTTTGTGAGGGTAGTAATTTCTCACCTATCGACCTTATTACTCAATACTCACTATCAACGTCTACAAAGCGTTGCAATGATATTTGATGTAATTTTGACTTACTCCGGCTCGGTTTAAAAAATTTGTCCGGCTTCATTTACATATTAGTTACAGATTTACAAATCGTGATAAGAAAAAGAAAAAAGTAAGTGGAATTTGTTTTTCAATATTAATTTATTTTGGCTACTCAAAATATCCATTTAGAAGTTTTAATATTTTGGTTGCATTTTGACAACTGGAGTTTAAATGTTTTTTTTTAATTGGAATGTTTAGTCAAAAAAAAATTGGAATGTAGCTATTAACGCATTTAGTAATATTTATTATCCTTATTGAGTTTTTTTGAACTGAAACAAAAAAACTCAATATGGATAATTAATATTATCCTTATTGAGTTTTTCTGTTTCAGTTCAAAAAAACTCAATAAGGATAATTTTTTTTGAGTTACACATTTAACTACAACTTTTTACCAAGAAGTTTTTTTTGACCAAGAAGTTTTGAGTCTTGATCATATATTTCTTTGGATAAAGATCCACCAAATTATGTAAACTAGTTTAGACCCATTTTCTTTGGAAGCTCCTTCAGCACACTGATAGAGCCACATACATTGCGTGAAACTAAATTTATACTTTCTCAAAAAAAAAAAAAAAAATTTGTAGCATACTTTGTTTTGTAAAGTACCATAATATAATGACTCTATAATTAATTATACAAATATATAAGATTATTCGTTCTGATGAGTCATTATTATTGCAAGAATATACCAGGAAATTTGTGTAAATTTGTAATGCGTATTAAGATGATTTTAGACCATAGATATGTAATGAATTCGAACAATTTGTGGCACCGAGTAAGTACCTCCATGAAAAGCAATCAACAAGTGGACAGCATTTGATCGATGTATCTCAAAATAATGTTCTCCAATCATTTTTTCCACCCTATTTTCTGTTTCATGTCACCGTTACTTTCCAGTTCCACAAATGTTATTTAGTCATTATATTAAATCAGTAATGATTTGCACTAGAAAATAAAAATAATATATATGTTCATACATTAGAAAAAGATAAAATAAAGAATCTAGTTATATAGTTTGATGCAGCAGTCATTTTAGGATCTAACCCCAAAATTTTAATCTTACAGTAGATACAATATATTGTTGCTTTTTGGCTATGAATTTAAGGTCTAATTGTAAACCATTTTATATTAATTTTCAAGATTTTATTCTAGCTATCAGCTCAGGTTTTTGTCAAAAAAATGAAGTTTTTGCTGATATTATTCACGTATTCCATTTATTTATAGTTATCTTTTCTCTTTTATTTCATGTATGTTAAGTTTATATTTATCTTTTCGCTAAGTGAGCTGAGTTTGAATCCGACTACACTCAGATATTTCTAACACTTGGTCACCGGTGATTTAACATTTCCTCGTCGGAGAACGGTTTACCATTTTTTTTTAATAGTAGCTGTTTTGACAAAACCTATTTTTGATGGAATCGCATCTAACGGTGGTTGAAACAACTCGCAAAAAGGTTTGCAAAAATATAAGTTGTCAAAAAACTATATAACAAGAAATAATACGAAAAAATGAATTTTTAATAATTCAAAGTAGACATGTAAAAGAGATAATGATATGTGAAAAAGAATGGTGGCTACTTATTTGGAACGGAATCTTCTTCTTTTTCTTTTCCCTAAATGTTTATAGTTTCCATTTGTATCTCTTTTCTTGAGGAGCTAATACACTGATGGTATGTATATTTATACATAAAAGGGCAGTTAAAAATGTTATATAAAATATATACATTTTAACGAAGAAAAGATATAGAATAGACATGTTATAAGCATATTTTCCAAACCCTTTCAAATGGATGAGTTCTTGAGTAGTGAACACCACGGAGAATATAATTATCTTATAATCCAATTTCAATTCAAGACATTATTAAAAAGATTTCTGTAATCAACCTAAAAGAAGTGACATCTAAAAAGGAAAATGAATATTTTTGCTATAAATGGTTTTTTGAGAAAATGAGTGTGTGCAAAGCATAATATCAAAGTTAGCTTTTACTTTTGTTTTGACATAACAAACGTCAATATCTGGTGGGAGGACATCAAGAAGTTTTTCACTTTTTGGGCAGATGATTTCTCATGGCGTTGAGGAGCCAAAGTCTATCGTCTAAGACTTTGAATTATGCCACGGAACATACTAAACCTAAGATTTTCGCAGCTGCAGAATTTACATTTATTGCTTTTTTCCAGTTAAATGTTTTTAAATATCGAAATTAATCAAATAATATATAAATCTCATAAAACAATATTTTTTTTTATTTATCATCAATTTTGACACACAAAAATAAGATCTAAGAGGAAGGAACAATATTATGTCATAATTATCAACTTATAAAAATATGCATCTGATATACTCTAAAAATTTTCATTAATGTAATTATACTATATTTCAAATTTTCTAAGATATAAATATATATATACCATTCAGATCACTTCATTTACCTTCATGTATTTTAATTACCTTTTTATGTAATTTTCCTTTTAACTTATCATTTTGATTGGACAATCTTATTAACTCTACTTGAAATATTACAAATATAATGTAGTCTTTTCTTAGAAAAAATCACTGTACTAATTCGAATATAATGTGTAGTTGTTGGGTCCACCTCGTGGTATGTAGGCACATATTACAGAAAGAAACGCACCAACGCCATCTAGCACACGGAATATACGTTTGCTCAGATGATTTAGGGTAAATTTACATACTCGAAAATTATAATGGGGAAAAAATACGAAGTAAAATTCGAGATAATATTCCAAAGATGGTAGAATGATGAAAACGACGACTCAATTTTAATTCGTAGGTCCAAAATTTTATTAGCTTTGTAGGGTAGCCATGGATATAGATGTATGATTACCCTTGGCTTCTCCCTACCAATTGAGCCAATAAGTATTCAAAATTCATCAGTTGATATCATTGAATCTTGTGGCTCTATATAATAAGATACACATGGTAATCTATATATATCTACATTTAGTGAAATATATATATAAGTTTATTATATGAAATACCACGAAAAGGAACAATATAACTAAAAATCAAGCCATTTACTTACATTTGTTGTATATGTTTTATTTTCTTCAACCCATTGTGCAGTTTAACAGAAAAGTATATATAAAGGTAAAGATTATAAAAGCCACTTAGGTGAAAAGATTATTGTTTGGTGAAGATGTTTTGTTCAACACAATCTCGAACTCACTTGTCTCATTGTCTCCTTCTACTTCTTCATCTTCATAATCATCTTCTTCTTCACTCTCTCCTTCCTCTTCACCTTCTTTATTACCAACTTTGTCCCTCCCATCAGTCTCAAACTCAGTTTGCGTTTCTTGTGGAAGAAGCAACTGTCTCTGTGGGGTCACCATTACAGGCAACATTGGCAATGCTCCACTCTTGTTCCTCTCATTGTACAAAGCTTCAAGCTGGTGGAAATAAGGGCAAGTCTTGGAATCAAGGGGTCGTTTCTTGTTGCTCTCTTTGACTTTCTTGAAGTACTTGTTAATGTTTTCCCACTTCTCTTTGCATCGTTTTGCGCTTCTATTGTATCCCAATCTCCTCATCCCTGCTGATATCTCCTCCCATAATGGCCCCTTTGTACCGTTTTCTTGATAGTTAGCTTCAAGATTCTTCCTTATCCTTATTAGGGCTTCGACCTCGGTCTTAGGCCATCTTGAAGAGCTAGGAGATAGCGAATGGTTCCCCATCTTCATTGTTGCATCTAATGGAACCGGCATTGGCTCTTTACTCTCAAATGTTATTGAATGTTGTTCACTTTGGTATTGTTTCCTTTGAGGTACTTTTTGATTCTGCTGCGGTTGCGGTTGTGGTTTCTGTTGTGGTTGTTGTTGTTGTCCTCCAGAGATTTTGTGTAAGAAGGATATGATCGCAGCGTCTTTAGCCGCGGCATTAGACCTCTCATGGACTAGTGTTTCGTGTTCTTTATTGATCCTCGCTACCTCTTGGACCTTCCAAGCTTCTTCTCTTGAGATTCTCTCTCTCTCTCGATTCTCCAAAGTTTCCAAAAACTTTTTTTGCATCTTCTCTTGTTTCTCCATCAACTCTTTTGTCAACTTGGTGAACAATCCTTTCCAGTATTTCCTCTTCTTTGTCGATCTCTTTTCTTGATCTTCTTCCTCGTCAGATGCAGTAGATGAAGAAGTTGAGCTCGAGAAAAGATTCAGCGACGAAACATTGTTTAGCAAGTCATTCGAAGTTGGTTTAAAACCAGTATGATCAGGTGTAGTTGCATGGTTGTTGCTATAAAAGGGGAAAGGTGTTGTTGGAGGCGGTTGCTTGGCAAGGAAGGTAGGGTTTGTAGCGATGGGTTTCACACTAACCTGATGTTGTTGATGTTTCAACGGTGAAGGAGTCTTTTCGGTTGATGGATTGTTAGAGCTTATCCACGGTATCACAGAAGTGGTCGCGGTCGTGGTCGTGGTCGCTGCAGGAGATTTTGCGGGTTGCGACTCGAAAGCTGCTAACTCTTCGAAGAACCGGTAAGTTTTGCCTTCAGATTTACCCGCACGACCTTCTTTGGTACGTTTGTGGTACTTGTACACGTTCTCGAACTTCTCCTTGCACTTCTTTGCACTTCTCTTGTAACCAAGCTCCATCATTTTCCTATTTATTTATCAAACAATAAAACACGTAAGAAACAAACAAAAAATATCTAATTTATTCTAAGATATTTACATGTAAATTTGTAATTAGTATATAAATATAATTAGCTAGGCATATATGAAATTAAAATTAAATTACCGAAAATATGATAACATAGACATATATATATATATATAAATATGTAAAACGTATATACAAGATCATAAAATTTTATTTTGTTTTTCAGTAGTAAATATGCATGTAACATAAATATAACAAAACCTGGAGATTTCTTCCCATAAAAGAGCTTTAAGAGTAGAGTCACGAAAGGATTTATCCATCTCCGAACGTATTCTCAAGAGAGCCAAAGTCTCCGGTCTTGGCCACCGGCTTCCTCCTCCTCCTCCACCGCCTACTTCGTTGGTTTCCTCCATCTTCATATCTTTCTCCTCCTCACCCAAACCGCCTACACCGCCACCGGAGCTATCTAACAGTCCTGAAGAGTTTCCAGACATACTTAAAACTTTAGTTTGGATCTCGTCAAGGAAATTTTAGGAGAGTTTGAAGAGAAAGACGAAGGTTGTGGTTGAATTTTCTGTTTTTTTTTCCTTCTTTTCTATTGTGGTTTTATTATAGGGGTATTTAATTGGGTGGGATGGACCATTTATCTAATCTTATAAATATAATACATCATTGGTACGTGATATTTATTTTGTATATATATTTTTCTTCTATTTCACACAAAGAGGAGTGGGACTTAAAAAGAGAACTTGTTTCGCTTTCCTTCTGTCTTTTTAAATTTGGGAATCTTCTCATTGCTT includes:
- the LOC106300679 gene encoding trihelix transcription factor GT-2, coding for MSGNSSGLLDSSGGGVGGLGEEEKDMKMEETNEVGGGGGGGSRWPRPETLALLRIRSEMDKSFRDSTLKALLWEEISRKMMELGYKRSAKKCKEKFENVYKYHKRTKEGRAGKSEGKTYRFFEELAAFESQPAKSPAATTTTTATTSVIPWISSNNPSTEKTPSPLKHQQHQVSVKPIATNPTFLAKQPPPTTPFPFYSNNHATTPDHTGFKPTSNDLLNNVSSLNLFSSSTSSSTASDEEEDQEKRSTKKRKYWKGLFTKLTKELMEKQEKMQKKFLETLENRERERISREEAWKVQEVARINKEHETLVHERSNAAAKDAAIISFLHKISGGQQQQPQQKPQPQPQQNQKVPQRKQYQSEQHSITFESKEPMPVPLDATMKMGNHSLSPSSSRWPKTEVEALIRIRKNLEANYQENGTKGPLWEEISAGMRRLGYNRSAKRCKEKWENINKYFKKVKESNKKRPLDSKTCPYFHQLEALYNERNKSGALPMLPVMVTPQRQLLLPQETQTEFETDGRDKVGNKEGEEEGESEEEDDYEDEEVEGDNETSEFEIVLNKTSSPNNNLFT